In Hoeflea ulvae, one genomic interval encodes:
- a CDS encoding LysR family transcriptional regulator: MEHQWRNADWNSIRVFLSVARHSSFRKATEELGMSINTVRRTITRLEDQLGYPLLFRESDGVRLTDEGRRVVLAARDVESSVSDMWRVAAMAEREASGPIRLAITEGLGSFWLTPRIVDYMNDTGARNRIELQCAMRSVDVLRMEADISVQLEMPNRPELKVKRLGYLHLVPFASASYLEQFGRPKNVADMVNHRVVEQQTDQLRGYELDKIFGAQIANRMVRMKTNFSSAHYWAVAKGAGIGLMPNYARAIGGDVEHIDLGFDFRVEIWLATHPEVVKSARHRAFIDLLTDSFDDRKYPWFGPDTMTPEAIEEQFSREDLRSYFEGFTARS; the protein is encoded by the coding sequence ATGGAACACCAATGGCGGAACGCTGATTGGAACAGCATCCGGGTTTTCCTGTCCGTTGCGAGGCATTCGAGCTTCCGCAAGGCCACGGAAGAGCTCGGCATGTCGATCAACACGGTGCGGCGAACAATCACCAGGCTCGAGGATCAGCTTGGATACCCCTTGCTGTTTCGCGAGTCCGATGGCGTCCGCCTGACCGATGAAGGCCGCCGGGTGGTGCTTGCCGCGCGGGACGTGGAGAGTTCGGTATCGGACATGTGGCGCGTGGCCGCCATGGCGGAGCGCGAGGCCAGCGGCCCGATCCGGCTTGCCATCACCGAGGGCCTGGGCAGTTTCTGGCTGACGCCGCGCATTGTCGACTACATGAATGACACCGGCGCCAGGAACCGCATCGAGCTGCAATGCGCCATGCGCTCGGTCGATGTGCTGCGCATGGAAGCCGATATCTCGGTGCAGCTTGAAATGCCCAACCGGCCGGAACTCAAGGTCAAGCGGCTGGGCTATCTGCACCTTGTCCCCTTTGCCAGCGCCAGCTATCTCGAACAGTTCGGCCGCCCCAAGAATGTTGCCGACATGGTCAATCACCGCGTAGTCGAGCAGCAGACCGACCAGTTGCGGGGCTATGAGCTCGACAAGATATTCGGGGCACAGATTGCCAACCGCATGGTGCGGATGAAAACCAATTTCTCGTCCGCGCATTACTGGGCTGTCGCCAAGGGCGCCGGCATCGGGCTGATGCCCAATTATGCAAGAGCCATCGGCGGCGATGTCGAACATATCGATCTGGGCTTCGATTTCCGCGTCGAGATCTGGCTTGCGACCCACCCGGAAGTGGTCAAGAGTGCCCGGCACAGGGCCTTTATCGATCTCCTGACCGACAGTTTCGACGATCGCAAATATCCCTGGTTCGGTCCTGACACGATGACGCCCGAGGCGATTGAAGAGCAGTTTTCGCGCGAGGACCTCAGGTCTTATTTCGAAGGATTCACGGCTCGCTCATGA